From one Methanomassiliicoccales archaeon genomic stretch:
- the ftsZ gene encoding cell division protein FtsZ, with the protein MKSLVNDALSRVGEMTEEVPTYKEYSAADEELERILSGLKTNIKIVGCGGGGSNTIDRLVDAGIIGADLYAANTDAQHLLIVRAPNKILLGRRSTRGLGAGALPQVGEEAAREAEEDLRKVLTGADIVFITAGLGGGTGTGSAPFVAQLAKELGALTVAICTSPFKAEGTIRMENAEWGMERLRNVADTVIVIPNDKLLEIVPRLSLNAAFKVADEILMRGIKGITELITKPGLVNLDFNDLRTIMKGGGVAMIGLGEGSDEDRIDEAVDEAINSPLIDVDISTATGALVNVIGGADMSVAEAERVAEVIQSRIAPNARIIWGATVDPTLEDKVRVMVVITGVKSKYILGPREIRTAKDVDVDFIR; encoded by the coding sequence ATGAAGTCTTTGGTCAATGACGCACTTTCCCGTGTGGGTGAGATGACTGAGGAGGTGCCAACCTACAAGGAATACTCAGCCGCCGATGAGGAGCTTGAGAGGATACTCTCAGGCCTGAAGACAAACATAAAGATCGTCGGCTGTGGAGGTGGCGGTTCAAACACCATCGATCGCCTGGTTGATGCGGGAATAATTGGGGCGGATTTATATGCGGCTAACACCGACGCGCAACATCTCCTTATTGTGAGGGCTCCCAACAAGATACTCCTGGGTAGAAGGAGCACTCGTGGGCTAGGTGCCGGAGCGCTTCCCCAGGTCGGCGAGGAAGCCGCCAGGGAGGCCGAGGAGGATCTCAGGAAGGTGCTCACCGGTGCAGACATTGTTTTCATCACCGCAGGTCTTGGTGGCGGCACCGGAACGGGATCTGCACCATTCGTAGCGCAGCTGGCCAAAGAGCTTGGTGCTCTTACGGTCGCTATCTGCACATCCCCCTTCAAAGCAGAAGGAACCATCAGGATGGAGAATGCCGAATGGGGAATGGAACGCCTGAGGAATGTCGCCGATACCGTGATCGTCATACCCAACGACAAGCTTCTAGAGATCGTTCCAAGACTTTCGCTGAACGCGGCATTCAAAGTGGCCGACGAGATACTTATGCGAGGGATCAAAGGAATCACCGAGCTCATAACCAAGCCCGGGCTGGTCAACCTTGACTTCAACGATCTCAGGACGATCATGAAGGGAGGAGGCGTAGCTATGATCGGTCTTGGAGAGGGATCGGACGAGGATCGCATTGATGAAGCGGTCGATGAAGCGATCAACTCCCCGCTCATAGATGTGGACATCAGCACCGCTACCGGGGCACTTGTAAATGTCATCGGTGGAGCGGACATGTCCGTGGCTGAGGCCGAGAGGGTAGCGGAGGTCATTCAATCCAGGATCGCCCCCAACGCCAGGATCATCTGGGGTGCCACCGTTGACCCCACTTTGGAAGACAAGGTGCGGGTGATGGTTGTTATCACGGGGGTCAAGTCCAAATACATACTGGGTCCCAGAGAGATAAGGACCGCCAAGGACGTTGATGTCGACTTCATCCGTTGA
- the ftsZ gene encoding cell division protein FtsZ, translated as MKSLVEEALAREGGNQVYEETQGPYSHNSSLEAELIEVLQKLKTNIAIVGVGGGGSNTAARIWDEGVAGAEVIAANTDAQHLLAINVPKKILLGRRSTRGLGAGALPQVGEEAAREAEEDLRKYLQDKHIVFITAGMGGGTGTGGASVVAGIAKDMGALTVAITTTPFKGEGRYRMENAEWGLERLRNVADTVIVIPNDKLLDLVPRLSLTAAFKVADELLMRAIKGITELITKPGLVNLDFNDLRTIMKGGGVAMIGLGEADGHAEDRAMDAIEEAINSPLLEVDISTATGVLVNVLGGQDMTVSEAEKVAEEIQQRVSPNARIIWGAAIDPALEHKMRVMVVMTGVQSQQIMGRSTAPTHLKGAEVDLVR; from the coding sequence ATGAAATCATTGGTTGAGGAAGCCCTGGCCAGAGAGGGCGGGAATCAGGTTTACGAGGAAACGCAGGGTCCATACTCACACAACAGTTCACTCGAGGCAGAACTCATCGAAGTGCTACAGAAGCTCAAGACCAATATCGCGATAGTTGGTGTCGGAGGCGGCGGAAGCAACACGGCCGCTAGGATCTGGGACGAGGGCGTGGCTGGAGCAGAGGTCATCGCAGCCAATACCGATGCCCAACACCTGCTTGCCATCAACGTGCCTAAGAAGATACTGCTTGGAAGAAGGAGCACTCGTGGGCTAGGTGCCGGAGCGCTTCCCCAGGTCGGCGAGGAAGCCGCCAGGGAGGCAGAGGAGGATCTCAGGAAGTACCTGCAGGACAAGCATATCGTGTTCATCACCGCTGGAATGGGTGGGGGTACCGGCACCGGAGGAGCGTCGGTAGTAGCCGGTATCGCAAAGGACATGGGCGCCCTGACGGTGGCCATTACAACAACACCTTTCAAGGGAGAGGGACGCTACAGAATGGAGAATGCTGAATGGGGTTTGGAACGCCTGAGGAATGTCGCCGATACCGTGATCGTCATACCCAACGACAAGCTTCTAGACCTTGTTCCCAGACTCTCGCTTACAGCCGCATTCAAGGTGGCGGATGAGCTGCTGATGCGCGCCATAAAGGGAATCACCGAGCTCATAACCAAGCCCGGGCTGGTCAACCTTGACTTCAACGATCTCAGGACGATCATGAAGGGAGGAGGCGTAGCTATGATCGGTCTTGGAGAGGCCGACGGTCACGCCGAAGATAGGGCGATGGATGCCATAGAGGAGGCCATAAACTCACCGCTTCTAGAGGTGGATATCAGCACCGCGACCGGAGTTCTGGTGAACGTGCTTGGAGGTCAGGACATGACCGTCTCCGAGGCAGAGAAGGTAGCCGAGGAGATACAGCAGAGGGTATCACCCAACGCCAGGATCATCTGGGGTGCCGCTATAGACCCCGCACTGGAACATAAGATGAGGGTAATGGTGGTCATGACCGGTGTCCAGAGCCAGCAGATAATGGGCAGGAGCACGGCACCCACTCACCTGAAGGGTGCAGAGGTCGACCTGGTGCGATAA
- a CDS encoding acylphosphatase, translating to MRKRADARFTGKVQGVYFRDFTRRYSDELGVKGWVMNCPDGTVQAVFEGEESDILEVVRRLREEHPIARVDEIDLKWSGFTGDFRDFETRYFDL from the coding sequence ATGAGGAAAAGAGCCGATGCAAGGTTCACGGGAAAGGTTCAGGGAGTCTACTTCAGAGACTTCACCCGCAGATACTCGGATGAGTTGGGGGTAAAAGGATGGGTGATGAACTGTCCCGATGGCACCGTTCAGGCCGTTTTCGAGGGCGAGGAGTCGGACATACTCGAGGTCGTCAGGCGCCTCCGGGAAGAACATCCAATCGCTCGTGTGGACGAAATCGATCTCAAGTGGTCTGGGTTCACTGGCGACTTTCGGGATTTCGAAACAAGGTATTTCGACCTATAG
- a CDS encoding metal-dependent hydrolase, with amino-acid sequence MRFPILDNHIHLQPKGRNIEAVKDFQRMGGTHAILSHLPYGEVPIRNAEDFRDSYLITTGIAERCNQETEVRLHSTLGPYPVLLLGLSERHGLEKAKDIMMRGMEIAQQLVLDGEAIALGEIGRPHFPVSEEIWETSNEIMIYGMRLAREADCAVVIHTEHSTPEQMLEFALMADSVGLKREKVVKHYSPPLILEEENHGLFPSVLSSRPALREALEKGTRFLMETDFLDDPERPGAVMDIKTVPKRTKGLIESGLLSEEDAWKIHKDNPERVYGLEFRL; translated from the coding sequence ATGAGATTTCCTATACTGGACAATCATATTCACCTTCAACCAAAGGGAAGAAATATAGAGGCAGTCAAAGATTTTCAGCGCATGGGTGGAACCCATGCAATACTTTCCCATCTTCCCTACGGTGAGGTGCCCATAAGGAACGCTGAGGACTTCCGGGATTCCTACCTCATCACAACTGGCATTGCGGAGAGATGCAATCAGGAAACTGAAGTGAGATTGCACTCCACGCTCGGCCCATATCCAGTTCTTCTTCTCGGCCTTTCCGAGCGACACGGCCTGGAGAAGGCCAAGGACATCATGATGAGGGGGATGGAGATCGCCCAACAATTAGTTCTTGATGGTGAGGCAATAGCGCTTGGAGAGATCGGTAGACCTCACTTCCCGGTCTCGGAAGAGATCTGGGAGACATCAAACGAGATAATGATCTACGGTATGAGACTGGCGCGTGAGGCTGACTGCGCCGTCGTGATTCACACCGAGCACTCGACGCCGGAACAGATGTTGGAATTCGCTCTTATGGCAGATTCCGTGGGGTTGAAGAGAGAGAAGGTGGTGAAGCACTACTCCCCACCATTGATCTTGGAGGAGGAGAACCATGGGCTCTTCCCCTCGGTCCTCTCCAGCAGGCCGGCCTTGAGAGAGGCTCTGGAGAAGGGCACGAGGTTCCTGATGGAGACCGACTTCCTCGATGATCCGGAGAGGCCGGGAGCTGTAATGGACATCAAGACTGTGCCAAAGAGGACGAAGGGGCTAATCGAATCCGGTCTTCTATCAGAGGAAGACGCCTGGAAAATACACAAGGATAACCCCGAGAGGGTGTATGGTCTGGAATTTAGGCTATAG
- a CDS encoding TATA-box-binding protein, producing the protein MAKIKIENVVASTSLGEELDLQSIALALEGAEYEPEQFPGLIYRLKEPKTATLLFRSGKVVCTGAKSLDDVKVAISKVAKQVENAGIKITIEPVIEVQNIVASSDLEQEINLNAIAISLGLEKVEYEPEQFPGLVYRIDVPKVVVLLFGSGKLVCTGARKPQDVEAAVAKITEELRAAGLLR; encoded by the coding sequence ATGGCCAAGATCAAGATCGAGAACGTCGTGGCGTCGACATCGCTCGGTGAGGAGCTCGACCTACAATCCATAGCCCTCGCCTTGGAAGGCGCCGAGTACGAGCCCGAGCAATTCCCTGGACTCATTTATCGGCTCAAAGAGCCCAAGACAGCCACTCTGCTCTTCAGGAGCGGAAAGGTCGTTTGTACAGGTGCAAAGAGCCTCGATGACGTCAAGGTCGCTATCAGCAAGGTGGCGAAGCAGGTCGAGAATGCTGGAATCAAGATTACAATCGAACCAGTTATTGAAGTCCAGAACATCGTAGCATCCTCAGACCTTGAGCAGGAGATCAACCTCAATGCCATTGCTATCTCACTGGGTTTGGAGAAGGTAGAGTACGAGCCCGAGCAATTTCCGGGCCTCGTGTACAGGATCGATGTGCCTAAAGTCGTTGTCCTACTCTTTGGATCCGGAAAGCTTGTGTGCACAGGTGCCAGGAAGCCCCAGGATGTTGAAGCCGCGGTGGCCAAGATCACCGAGGAACTCAGGGCTGCTGGTCTGCTCAGGTAG
- a CDS encoding CopG family transcriptional regulator, producing MTDTERITVRIPSEKLLALQTLVKAGAYPTVSDAIRSAIESFVDKHFTPDYIERITVELPKGNVIELEGLVKDGDSISVDDAIRNAVREYIRKRITRAMEEMK from the coding sequence ATGACAGATACAGAGAGGATTACTGTCAGGATTCCTTCAGAAAAGCTGCTAGCATTGCAGACACTTGTGAAGGCAGGGGCTTATCCTACAGTTTCCGACGCCATCAGATCGGCCATCGAGAGCTTCGTCGACAAGCACTTCACTCCTGATTATATTGAACGGATCACGGTGGAGCTGCCCAAGGGCAACGTCATCGAGCTGGAGGGGCTGGTTAAAGATGGCGATTCTATATCAGTCGATGATGCGATAAGGAACGCGGTCAGAGAGTATATCAGGAAGCGGATAACCCGCGCCATGGAAGAGATGAAGTGA
- the ftsZ gene encoding cell division protein FtsZ, with the protein MAVQWDQYGDEYLEEELRPLRILVIGCGGGGCNSINRLNRIGIEGAETIAINTDKRHLRTIKADKRLLIGPEVTRGLGAGGNPDIGMHCALNATGALNHVLQGADLTFITVGMGGGTGTGTAPVVAEMAKRHGSLVISIATTPFGFEGNRMDTASKGLRRLDVNSDTLLILDNNRLLDMVPNLPVEQALGVMDLLISEIIRGLIEAITQPSLINLDFADLCSILSQGGISTLLYGENSDPEGVVVDAFNNPLLDIDLSGATGALIHITGGSNLTLRRVEKVIKGISQYLDPRANLICGTRIDEAYEGQIRLMAVITGIADIAEDSALEDEIEVDQEIESALVRYDP; encoded by the coding sequence ATGGCAGTGCAATGGGACCAATACGGTGACGAATACCTAGAGGAAGAGCTTCGCCCGCTGAGGATACTCGTCATAGGTTGTGGTGGTGGAGGATGCAACAGCATCAACCGCCTCAATCGGATCGGTATCGAAGGAGCTGAGACTATCGCCATCAACACTGACAAGAGACATCTCAGGACGATCAAGGCCGATAAGAGGCTTCTCATCGGACCGGAGGTCACCCGGGGATTAGGGGCGGGCGGAAATCCCGACATTGGAATGCATTGCGCTCTGAACGCAACGGGCGCTCTGAACCACGTTCTCCAAGGAGCAGATCTCACCTTCATAACAGTTGGAATGGGTGGGGGTACCGGCACCGGCACCGCTCCTGTGGTGGCCGAGATGGCCAAACGTCACGGGTCACTGGTGATCTCAATAGCAACGACTCCTTTTGGTTTCGAGGGAAACAGGATGGATACCGCGTCGAAGGGACTGAGGCGTTTGGATGTCAACTCCGATACCCTTCTGATTCTGGACAACAACCGCCTGTTGGACATGGTACCCAATCTTCCCGTGGAGCAGGCACTGGGGGTTATGGACCTTCTCATCTCCGAGATCATAAGGGGGCTCATCGAGGCAATCACCCAGCCGTCCCTCATCAACCTGGACTTCGCCGATCTTTGCAGCATCCTCAGCCAGGGTGGCATCTCCACCCTGCTATACGGGGAGAACTCGGACCCCGAGGGGGTTGTGGTGGATGCCTTCAACAATCCGCTTCTGGACATCGATCTCAGCGGGGCCACGGGAGCTCTCATCCACATAACAGGAGGGAGCAATCTGACCCTCAGAAGAGTGGAAAAGGTCATCAAGGGAATTTCCCAGTACCTTGATCCCAGGGCCAATCTCATTTGCGGCACCAGGATTGACGAGGCATATGAGGGGCAGATCAGGTTAATGGCCGTAATTACTGGTATAGCAGACATTGCAGAAGATTCGGCCTTGGAGGACGAGATCGAGGTCGACCAAGAGATCGAGAGCGCCCTGGTCCGGTATGATCCTTGA
- a CDS encoding RNA methyltransferase, whose translation MVNPKIDGNVGAVARVMGNFGFKDLRLVDPCEITDEARKRAKHANYILDEAKVVASLDEALDSVSMVVGTSGIVTPGEKHFIRIPITAREFARKMEEYDGTVALLFGREDLGLFQEELLRCDLLVHIPSTDAYPILNLSHAVAIVLYELSLLGAEVPSPPEASDVEREKLFEFFADLLDAIDYPDFRREKTEVMFRRLMGRAVPTKWEFYTIMGVLADAAEIIRKEKDNR comes from the coding sequence CTGGTCAACCCCAAGATCGACGGAAACGTTGGGGCGGTGGCAAGGGTCATGGGCAACTTCGGATTCAAGGATCTTCGGCTGGTTGATCCCTGCGAGATAACCGATGAGGCGCGTAAAAGGGCAAAGCACGCCAACTACATTCTGGACGAGGCGAAGGTGGTGGCCTCGCTTGACGAGGCCCTGGATTCAGTATCGATGGTCGTGGGAACATCGGGAATAGTTACCCCAGGGGAGAAGCATTTCATTCGCATACCAATCACAGCAAGAGAGTTCGCCAGGAAGATGGAGGAATACGATGGTACAGTGGCCCTGCTCTTCGGCAGAGAGGACCTTGGCCTATTCCAGGAAGAGTTGCTCCGATGCGACCTATTGGTACACATCCCTTCAACCGATGCGTATCCCATCCTAAATCTCTCCCACGCGGTTGCCATCGTCCTGTATGAGCTGAGCCTACTGGGGGCCGAAGTTCCCTCACCACCAGAGGCCTCTGATGTTGAGAGAGAGAAACTTTTCGAGTTCTTCGCAGACCTACTTGATGCTATTGATTACCCCGATTTCCGCCGGGAGAAGACGGAGGTCATGTTCAGGAGATTGATGGGAAGGGCGGTGCCCACCAAGTGGGAGTTCTACACGATCATGGGCGTTCTGGCAGACGCTGCGGAGATCATAAGGAAGGAAAAAGATAATCGTTGA
- the truA gene encoding tRNA pseudouridine(38-40) synthase TruA has product MVWRAAVKIAYDGRSFMGSQRQPDRYTVEGEVIRSIQKIEAVDSLPQSRFKAASRTDRGVSALGNVVAFDTDFDEKQLIRALNGVSSDVYYYGLAKVPTSFSPRRASVRWYRYVLPSEGIDVDMVLNAASLLQGKHDFRSFCKNDDRTTVRVLNEARVLPLGSYLVIDFKAREFLRNMVRRMVAALESVGTGNATISEVEQVLEGDEFSFGLADPKNLCLMDIEYQFDFEIQYPKTLKRKIIEKEEDAFLRLDFYRELAIRCLPVDP; this is encoded by the coding sequence ATGGTATGGAGAGCAGCGGTCAAGATCGCTTATGACGGACGCAGTTTCATGGGGTCTCAGAGGCAGCCGGACCGGTACACGGTCGAGGGGGAAGTGATCAGGTCCATCCAGAAGATCGAAGCCGTAGATTCCCTACCGCAGTCCAGGTTCAAAGCCGCCTCAAGGACAGACCGGGGGGTGAGCGCCCTTGGAAACGTGGTGGCATTCGATACAGACTTTGACGAGAAGCAGCTTATCAGGGCTCTCAATGGGGTCTCGAGTGATGTGTACTACTACGGGCTCGCAAAGGTCCCAACTAGCTTCTCTCCCAGGCGGGCCAGTGTGAGGTGGTACAGGTACGTCCTTCCTTCCGAAGGAATCGATGTGGACATGGTACTCAATGCAGCCTCGCTTCTTCAGGGAAAGCATGATTTCAGGAGTTTCTGCAAGAACGACGACCGGACCACGGTAAGGGTCCTCAATGAGGCAAGGGTGCTTCCTTTAGGAAGCTACCTGGTGATCGATTTCAAAGCCAGGGAGTTCCTCAGAAACATGGTCAGAAGAATGGTGGCCGCACTGGAATCGGTGGGAACGGGCAATGCTACCATCTCCGAGGTGGAGCAAGTCTTGGAGGGGGACGAATTTTCCTTCGGGCTTGCTGACCCCAAGAACCTATGTCTGATGGACATCGAGTACCAATTCGATTTTGAGATTCAGTACCCTAAGACCCTTAAGAGGAAAATCATTGAAAAAGAGGAGGACGCTTTCCTAAGGCTAGATTTCTACAGGGAATTGGCCATCAGATGTCTCCCAGTCGATCCTTGA
- a CDS encoding AAA family ATPase translates to MLIALSGTPGVGKSTVATTLSEKGLVVVELSRVIKEKNLMGAFDEARGTYEVDVDRLDIEISEFHSGDPLILVGHLSHLLSVELIIILRCSPSLLKERLSGRGWGESKVHENMEAEACDVILIEALDSGVEVCEIDTTDLSPLAVVDAVEEILQGEREKYAPGNIDWSEEVLGWF, encoded by the coding sequence GTGCTGATCGCGTTATCAGGTACCCCGGGCGTGGGAAAGAGCACGGTCGCCACAACCCTTTCTGAGAAGGGACTTGTGGTGGTTGAGCTCTCCCGAGTAATCAAAGAAAAGAACCTTATGGGCGCTTTCGATGAGGCCAGAGGGACATACGAGGTGGATGTGGATAGACTGGACATCGAGATTTCAGAGTTTCACTCGGGTGATCCCTTGATACTTGTGGGTCACCTCTCACATCTTCTCTCAGTTGAGCTGATAATCATCCTGAGATGCAGCCCCTCGCTTCTTAAAGAGAGACTATCTGGAAGGGGATGGGGCGAGTCAAAGGTCCATGAGAACATGGAGGCTGAGGCATGTGATGTCATCCTGATCGAGGCGCTCGATTCAGGTGTGGAGGTGTGCGAGATCGACACCACAGATCTTTCCCCCTTGGCAGTCGTGGACGCGGTGGAGGAGATCCTCCAGGGGGAAAGGGAGAAGTACGCACCAGGGAATATCGACTGGAGCGAGGAGGTGCTTGGCTGGTTCTAG
- a CDS encoding CDP-alcohol phosphatidyltransferase family protein, whose product MVLDSKRKSADPFLEPFARKLVRVDPNAVSAIAIILAFLAGLAFYFSTENWELLLPLAAILVIVSGFLDALDGKIARLAGKASKKGDFVDHVLDRYADVFMIGGVAISAWCNPFVGILAIVGVLLTSYMGTQAQALGAGRLYAGLLGRADRVMLLTVIPLIQWAVMFYSTGWFTIGSFTFSIMELMMIYFAVVGNFTAVQRAVTVWKRLGKQDQS is encoded by the coding sequence CTGGTTCTAGATTCGAAGAGAAAGAGTGCCGATCCTTTCCTGGAACCCTTTGCCAGGAAGCTCGTTAGAGTCGATCCCAACGCTGTCTCAGCCATCGCCATAATCCTCGCGTTCTTGGCGGGGCTGGCCTTCTACTTCAGTACCGAGAACTGGGAACTGCTTCTTCCTCTGGCAGCCATTCTCGTCATAGTGAGCGGTTTCCTCGATGCTCTGGATGGCAAGATCGCAAGGCTCGCTGGTAAGGCATCGAAGAAGGGGGACTTCGTGGATCATGTGCTGGACCGCTACGCAGACGTGTTTATGATCGGCGGAGTGGCCATAAGCGCATGGTGCAACCCTTTCGTGGGTATTCTAGCCATAGTAGGCGTGCTGCTGACAAGCTACATGGGGACACAGGCCCAGGCCCTTGGAGCTGGCCGTCTGTACGCGGGTCTTCTTGGCAGGGCGGACAGGGTGATGCTTCTCACCGTAATTCCATTGATCCAGTGGGCCGTCATGTTCTACTCGACGGGTTGGTTCACTATCGGTTCGTTCACCTTCTCCATCATGGAGCTAATGATGATCTACTTCGCCGTAGTGGGGAACTTCACCGCGGTGCAGCGTGCGGTCACAGTATGGAAGAGACTGGGCAAGCAGGATCAATCCTGA
- a CDS encoding DNA primase large subunit PriL: protein MDARNLARFPFLREASEFVRSYGVSIQELLEGIAYEEARERGMARALDALEKGEVSNRPIATELDRVQEILSYPIARMLVSSVPDPFLIKRYALAEAVAMNGRLREESLEFIVQVAEQLDVRAVIVDGTLRIRFTDYLRFTSRIRSKEWKLVNNELFKGFVFLSKSKFCRVLQQALQDRLEEELPMDVNDQILISLREYWRKLKAMVETWRESFKAEDFGRASIVKFPPCMKRLVAMAQAGENLPHTGRFALTSFLNFIGLSSEDIMRLFSESPDFDPSKSRYQIEHITGEISGTEYTPPECSTMKSYGICFDADSLCRHPKVNHPLTYYRIKSRKRQDVEDAQEDKAEVKEESQD, encoded by the coding sequence ATGGATGCCCGCAACCTGGCCAGGTTTCCTTTCTTGAGGGAGGCCTCCGAATTCGTGAGATCTTATGGTGTGTCTATCCAAGAGCTTCTGGAGGGGATAGCTTACGAAGAGGCCAGGGAAAGGGGCATGGCTCGAGCACTTGATGCGCTGGAGAAGGGAGAGGTTTCCAACCGACCCATAGCCACCGAGCTCGACAGGGTGCAGGAGATACTGTCATACCCCATCGCAAGAATGCTGGTGTCAAGCGTTCCCGATCCGTTCCTGATCAAAAGATACGCTCTCGCTGAAGCGGTGGCCATGAACGGTCGCCTCAGGGAGGAAAGCCTGGAATTCATCGTGCAGGTGGCCGAACAGCTCGATGTAAGGGCGGTGATTGTGGACGGAACCCTCAGGATAAGGTTCACTGACTACCTTCGATTCACCTCTAGGATCAGGAGCAAAGAGTGGAAGCTGGTGAACAACGAGCTCTTCAAGGGTTTCGTATTCCTCTCCAAGTCAAAGTTCTGCAGGGTGCTCCAGCAGGCACTCCAAGATAGGCTGGAGGAAGAGCTCCCCATGGATGTCAACGACCAGATCCTGATCTCTCTCCGGGAGTATTGGAGGAAGCTGAAGGCTATGGTAGAGACCTGGCGTGAAAGCTTCAAGGCAGAGGATTTCGGCAGAGCGAGCATCGTCAAGTTCCCACCTTGCATGAAGCGGCTAGTAGCGATGGCCCAGGCTGGGGAGAACCTTCCACACACCGGAAGATTCGCGCTCACCTCATTCCTTAACTTCATAGGCCTCTCCTCAGAGGATATCATGAGGCTGTTCTCCGAATCTCCTGACTTTGACCCATCAAAGAGCAGGTACCAGATAGAGCACATCACTGGAGAGATCTCTGGTACCGAGTACACGCCGCCCGAGTGCTCTACCATGAAGAGCTATGGCATCTGCTTCGATGCTGATTCTTTGTGCCGACATCCCAAGGTTAACCACCCCTTGACCTACTACAGGATAAAATCCAGAAAAAGGCAGGATGTCGAAGATGCGCAGGAGGATAAGGCTGAAGTGAAGGAGGAATCTCAGGATTGA